The nucleotide window atttcgtgttttgtttctttaatgtgTTTGGACATTCCAGAGACGTTTTCTTTATCGTTTTTTgcgccatttttgtgttcttttattcGTGTTGTCAACTTCCTTCCTGTTTCTCCTATGTAATATTTTCCACAATCTCCACACGTTACTTTATATACAACACCTGATTCATTGTCTTGGTTTCCGTTTTTCAATATTGTGTTgctttttacaacatttttagcGCTTTGTTTTTCGTATGTGTTAACTTTGTGATATCGATTGTGTTGACGAATTTATTTGACATTCCTTCACTATTGAAAGCCAGTCAGCTACCTGTTTTGCTACGCGGTAGTatgatattttttactttttaatatatCACGTATTATGTCTTATAAAGCCGTGCGCACTGGCTACCCGCTAAACAGCAAACTGCAATACACTCAAACATATAATTACCCGCGTATTTATTTGCCCGCAACAAACCTTTAGGACAGATTTAAGTATTGCGCGCTCCTTGCAGTTTATGTAAAATAGAATCATTATGTACCGTTTTCTATGGCTGTCAAATACTTAACCTCCTTTATTAAATGCCAACCTGCATTTCAACTCCAGTGCAATTGTGCATATAGCTGGtcctacaaaaatgaaaaaatctatAAGAAtatttgcttatttatttatgaaaaataatattCCGCGCACAAAAACTATAACGAAAGTATGCCGCTTTTCTTAACAATATCGACGCAGCGAATTTTTTTTCCGTACACGGTAGGCAGTATCATTGACCGTGGGCAGTATCATTTTAACCGTTGGCAGTAtctattaattttttcaatatttttcggAAACCGGTCCTTTGACATGCTCAAGTGTTTGTACCGCAAATGCCCGTGGAAACTTTTGACTTGACCGAAAACAAAGAGAAATACAGAATATGAGTGTGGAATAACTTATTCGAAGCGAAAGTAGCTGGTAAGTACCATTAATCTTTATATACTAAGATAGATGCTTGTTTCTCAAAGATTATATAAGTTTTATTTTGATCGAGTTTTTCTCACTGTGATTACTTACAACATGTCAGAAGAGAATATTGATTTCAATGTTGGTGAGAGGTTTTTTCACACCATCGAATTCTACAGCATTTATACCAAGGTTGTTCTTATATGCGTAAAGACCCAAAATATAATCAACTTTTGAAACTTTGTTGTCTGTTTTAGCATCCAACGAGAAAACGAAAAGCAGCAAAATAAATGGCTTTCATTTGTTTTATCGCGAAACAGTGGTAAGTACAATCCCCTACTTTTGTGTCATGAGTCAACTCCGTATAAACAATGCTCACAGATTTTATCGAAACATTATTTCCTTCAGAACACCTTAATGAGTGAAGCGACTGTTGCGGATGATGCCCCGCCAGAACTGGCAGAGATGAGTAAAATTGGATCAGAAAGATGGAAGGCACTTGACGATGCTTCGAGAAAGGTGTGTCTGTGTTAAAAATAACACGttcgttttaagtttttttttttaactaatcaCAAAATATACAATGTACAAGGCAAATATCATACAGTAAACGTTCAAATGTAGGAACACGTGAATAACAACCTCGTACTCAGAGTGAATAACAACCTCGTACTCAGATCTCTGTGAcatattatttcaaattatacACTAGATTAATTCAAATTTTACGTTTGATTCATCGTAGGAATGGAACAAGAAAGGGCAAAAGAAGCGAGAAGAAGATGACTATGGTCAAACTGAGTCGTTGATTTGCGCAAAATGCAAGAAAACCTTCACGCGACAGAAGGAGTTCAACTATCACAGCAAGAATTGCGTACTATGTACTTGCGatatttgtcaaaaggaattcaGCAACAAAATTTCTTTGAGAAAGCACAGGAAGATTCACGATAACATAATCACGTGCGCTCTATGTGAAAAGTCGTTCTCTTCACAACAAGCATTGAAGAGACATACCCATTCAGTACATGAAACACAAACTTATGCATGTGATGTTTGTACCAAAAAATTCTCGACTCATGGAAATCTGAAACGTCATGAGAAAATACATTCTaagtaaaattatttgtttactgtttaGAACCCATTGTTCGGCCGGCTTTTTTCGCAACGGGTTCGTTATTACTAACATTTTTAGTAAACGAATGACCTCGTTTCAAACTTGGTTCAACGTTGAACGGGTTCTTACGTTTCGTCATCCCTTTTTGAATAGCAACCTTGCTTCCGGAAATTGTGCTTCGTCTTTTAACAGCCTCTGGTTGAACTTTTATTTTCTTGCCAGTTCGACTTTTAGAATGAGTTTGGTTGGTAACTTTTTTACTGTAGTGAATATCACTTGCGAATGTGTGGAATGCAGAACAGAGTTTTGAAGTCTGAGTTTCGTTAAATTTCTTGACTGATCCTTGTATATTACTAATCTTGAATTCGTTTTCATTAAAAGGAAGAATATCTGATACTACAGCTTTCAGTTCATCAGTGTTTTCAACATTTATAAAACGGGAACGAAACGATCTAAGTGTTGCAGACATTTTTCAAGTATTAGCTAGCAACTATAAAAatgaatgaatatttttaagatatGTATAATCCGATATAACACACAGCAAGAATATAACAATACCAGCAACAGTGAGAAAATGAGTTGTAAACAAACTGTGTCTGTTATGTACAAAACTTCAGAAACAACAAGATGAGAGAGTTTTGAGTATGGAACCAAGAAGCTAGAAATATGTCAAAAgatgttaacataactattaaaATCGTCAACTGATATTGAATAGCTTCTGCGCTTTATATTCATTATAAGGTTACTCAGAagacaaaatgtaaacactatGTTCGTCCGCTCTGCACTGCTAAACTACCAtcttgatttgattttttcgGCTATTTCGGCATGATACTGCCAACGGTTAAAATGATACTGCCCACGGTCAATGATACTGCCTACCGTGTacggaaaaaaaatttgcatcgACGCAATGGTAGAACTCCtctaataaattttttactattttcaaCCTTGCGGGTTGTCTTTAAAGTTTCCACTATGGTAGATCTTGTTACGACAAACAATGCTTGATAAACCgttttatccactttgtctgTTCTATGTTTGTACACAGTGCTTCTTTATCAAAGAATCATTGTAAACAAACACAGTAATAGGAAATGTTGCTAGTCACAAACCAAGCTGTTTTTATCTTAAAACAGACACATTCTTAAATTAATTGAAGATCTTTCAGTGTCGTTTTATGAATTCTTTTGTTAGCAGGTATAATAATTGCAACTGCTTGAAAAACAAAACTTACATTgacctttatttatttattttaaaacaagccAGTTCGATTTTAATTCTCGGCTAATTTGTACTAAATCCGTTTTTAGGATTTAGGATTTATCAAAAAGATTTTGTTGTTGGGTAAGGAAATGCActaagaaaataaagaaatgccACAACTCAAACGAAgcagtaattattttaaaaaaaacagttagaTTTTGAAGCagttttctgtttttgtatatTGTTAGTGCTTTTTTATGGAACCCGTTTTGTCACTGAGTGCACTATTGAAGCTTGCAGTTAGGTAAAAATCTGAAACACAAATAAAGTAAAGTCGTGTCTTCATGTCCAAGTAATTTTTCGTAAGGTTTCATAAAACGCAGAAAGATGCGCAACTTAATATATGCTTATCCTTTGAGAAAATATTCTCTTCGTTTTTGTAACGTAACTGGTGAGATATGACAACAAAATATTCCGTCATTGCATAAATACACATCCGTTTTGCAGCGGGATTGATTTTAACATATCAAAATATTTCACCTAAATCAACATGTGAATGTGTGAAGTCGCCTGTTTCTGGAGCTCGAATCAGTAAAATATCAAATTCACATTTGTTTAGCCTGTATGAAAAAGACCACGAACTTTTTTCCATCATTTAATCTATGATTTTTCTCGCATTTGGATTGGTTAATCTACACGAAAgaagtaatatatttttaatttctactAAGAGACGGGTCCAAGTTGTTGTTGGTTTGTAATTCTAAAGGTAATTTTCCCGTTGAAAAGA belongs to Hydractinia symbiolongicarpus strain clone_291-10 chromosome 1, HSymV2.1, whole genome shotgun sequence and includes:
- the LOC130648269 gene encoding zinc finger protein 18-like; translated protein: MSEATVADDAPPELAEMSKIGSERWKALDDASRKEWNKKGQKKREEDDYGQTESLICAKCKKTFTRQKEFNYHSKNCVLCTCDICQKEFSNKISLRKHRKIHDNIITCALCEKSFSSQQALKRHTHSVHETQTYACDVCTKKFSTHGNLKRHEKIHSK